The region TTTTGAACTACTTGTGATGCAAGAATGGACTAGATTTTCTTGGTTTTTTTAAGGAAATGATGGtgggattaattagattttgtTTATGAAAAAACGTAAAACCAGTATAAGAAAACTACTGAAAATGATTGGAGAAGTCTAATTCTAGACAAGAATGCTGAGATGACACCACTCATATCAGAAAAAGAGAAGATTTTTGCATGAAAAAAATGGAGTTTTGCATGGAAATCATGTCTGTGAAGTACGATTTATAAATATGGTATAAAATTGAACGATGTAAGAAGTTTTGTGGGTTTTTTTGgattaagaaaaatgtgaatGATGAGGAACAATGGAGGGTGATAACTGGTAAGGGTTGAGAAAAGGGGTTTATATAATGAGAAAGGTTGATTGAAATACAAGAATTTTGAAGCTAGAAGGAATCTTCCAAGCTAAGGGCATATACAATTGGTAAGAAATGGTGGACTAATCCCCATATGGATAACGATAGCAcacaaaatatatgtatatatttatatctttGTGTATGTGTGAGTGTGTGCATTGTACTGGAAGTATTAAATTGAATGGACTTTGTGATGTGGATAAGGTTTTATAAATTGAAGAAAAAGTTTGGAGAGCCAAAATTTTATCTCTATCTAGTTCTTGATGTTGAAAAGTCTGCCACGGGTTGTGATGTATCGTTGATTAATATTTTCAAGAAAGAAAACCGAGTAGCCacatatttgatgtctagaacAAACTTATGATATTTCTGCTTTTCTTGTAATTTTTCATCTTTATTTCACATTGTATTTCCATCATAGATGCAATATCCATAAGATAAAAGACTACACTCAAAATAAGgactatttatttttattataaatgaatTTCAGTTAACATGTGTATCACTACAAAAATTGAATGTAAATAAAAAGTATACATAACTAATCCTAATAATTCATCGTTAATTAAATGCtgcaaattgaataaaaaattgtAAGGATAATAGTGtagaattaaatttaaaaagcaaaagattTGATAAAGTGGCTATTATCTTGTTAGCGAAAACTTATAGTTTGATTAGTGAGCCAAATTATTGTAGTTGAGTGACGAAACTCTAGCTAATTCCAAGCAATTCTTTCAACTTGTTTGGTATTTGCATTATtgcaatataaattaataagaaGATAAGAGGACTTAGTTGTTGTATTATTGTAATATAAAATCATTAAGTAGATAAGCGAATTTTAATTGATGAATTATTGTCATAGCCATCTTGATAATCATTTGTCAGACTAATATTGATTTGGTTATAAGTTACGTCTCCAATTGGGTAAGGTTTTTGGAGGTCAAGAAAACAACAATTTGGCTACAATTTGGCTATCTCAAGAATGACAGGTAGGCCTACTATgtagaattttcaaaaaaaaaaagcaatgaTTATATTAGAGAGTATACAAAGATGAAAATTGTAAAGTGACCGATCTCAATAACTTTTGTGAAAAGCTTCACAACCATGGttcactaatttattttttttaaatcaagtATAGATAAACAAATAAAGCTTTTCACAGTGGTGGGCTTACCCCATTTATTCCCTCTCTTTTATCCAGATTGAAGATTTTTGAACTAGCCAGTCAAGTACATACAGCTGGACATATAAAACCTTAAAATAAGAAAACGGCTAATAATAGCATGTTTGGCTCCTGGAATCAAAACTTTTCTTTAGGACTTTTTTGGACTATCCTATGTTACAAGTCATTTACTAACTAGATGGCATACAAAGATTGACAAAATATTGGGATCACTAATACAAGATTCATAAACTAAAATGTCTACATAACACAACATCCAAAGGAGATCCAACTATTGTAAGGATAATCTATCAAGGAGGACTCATAACGACAGTACTTACTTTACGTGTCTGCTCCAGTTTCTTTCCACAGAGATCATGGAAGGAGCAAGTCCAATAGTCCAATCTCCAATGCCCAAGACATGGCATTAGAATTGGAGGGACCAATTCTGATTCGGGCTCTCGACAACACAAACTTAAGCCAGATCCATGTTGTGAAGTCATTTCTATTATTTGGAACTAGGTGACGGTCCTTTTGCATTTGTAACATTCTCAGGAACGGCTGAGCCATTGCCCAACTCTTGTGCAATGCCATTTGCTTCTTCTGTGCTCATGTCATTAAAACTTCTTTTCTTGGATGATGAAGAAGGACTAACCTCTTTGTCTTTCGCTGGCTGCGCTTCAGAGCTAGACATAGGAAACAATGGAGGTTCACAACCACTCAGTTGACAGAAGACTCTCTCGACAGTGTCATTAATCTCCTTCCCCAAGCCATTTTGATCTAAGATCAAGTCCCAAACTGATCTAGAAGCCTTCTCAAGTACAGGAGCCCTGCATATAGTTGGCAACCACATTAACTCTTACATATTGTGTTCTGGTTCCGAAGAAACAAACTACATGTTCTGGTTCCCGAGAAACAAACGGGACACACCAGTTTGCATATGCTTTGTCATAATAAAGCATCATGCTGAATCTGGATAGTGCAAGCTGAAAATCCACTGACAATGCAAAACTTCAATGTTTTGAATGGCAGGAAGTAGCTAGCTACATGCAAGCCTTCTAGAGATTAAAACCCAATGAAAAGGATGAAAGATAGTTTCTCTTAAACAagcaatttaaatttcatttgCCTTAGACTCATTGCTAAATCTACGATCATTGTAAGTCATATGAGGAAACATAACTCTCTCAGAATGCCAAGGCAACACACTATGGACACTAAAATCAGCATGCTCACAACAGAATTTATTATGGCTTAAAAGCACTCCAGGAGGGTACCAGTAACTTACTCAAGCTCTTGTCGTAGTGAATCAAACAATTCTCGCTTTGTCTGTTTTTCAGCACCAGCAGTGTTGAGAACCTTACTCTGCTCCACCATTTTTATTGTGTTGCTCTTTAGCTCCTCCTGCAAGAAATCCAGGACAATgacttttttgtttttatggatTACCGATTCATAATACagtgaaataattaaataatctcCATGTCCACGACGAAATAAAGAACCAACCATCCAAACATCCACAAGAACTGAAACAAGAAGATTTATAAGTAGATATCACTTATAAAATGGAGGGCGTGCCATATGCAAATGATATCTGAGCAGTTCATTAAGTATGTTGACAACCACCACATGTCACAAGCTCATGGCACTTTAGAGTCAGGCAACTGAAGAAATCTTCTTGTTGGATATAGATAAATTAACTTC is a window of Salvia splendens isolate huo1 chromosome 3, SspV2, whole genome shotgun sequence DNA encoding:
- the LOC121793522 gene encoding uncharacterized protein LOC121793522 — encoded protein: MASPVITPEDVLETLMNDGTIDAIRLKIINQLKANEELKSNTIKMVEQSKVLNTAGAEKQTKRELFDSLRQELEAPVLEKASRSVWDLILDQNGLGKEINDTVERVFCQLSGCEPPLFPMSSSEAQPAKDKEVSPSSSSKKRSFNDMSTEEANGIAQELGNGSAVPENVTNAKGPSPSSK